The Phycisphaeraceae bacterium genome has a window encoding:
- a CDS encoding tail fiber domain-containing protein: MTSRITTCLTISCLSLLPAAPTLGLRNADDPPTTAEASAARLDAMTDQRLIYRGELHWRGVPFSGVADLEFRLFTTDTGDDQIGATVAAQQWRVNQGIVVVGLDFGLSEGLVDDGGAWLEIVINGTILSPRRFIPAGGWSMGGSVESAAEPGARRATMIDPAVIASLDADADDNAGGDGEGSSDDVPSDGRVEQLGGAGGDGLGGVRGSRDGARRPGKPKGPPNDPALPPGGGDGSNGGDDGDWGNGDDMGGADGSEGWQVNNGKVYTFDRVGINTSTVNANSHLHIRGGSLYSILIQFTPANRWAIYSTKGKVRLQDNYIDATGNVGLGTESPAAKLHVVGGVIMPAPSTGEVPGGIQFPPGSFGGGDSQRAGIIYQASGGSGSRLSIYNNATADDDIVFVQQGGERLSIADGRVGVGTSEPSNPLTVNGTVDVTGRLGVGTTSPSHPIHVVSTDARLIYAQATATSGLGFAIWGDSNSTSGTGVVGQANAPTGQTWGGQFSSSSVSGRGVQGTASSGTGVTYGVFGLNHSTAGVAVMGEAVAQTGATSGVAGVNHSATGRGVYGLASANTAFNYGVYGQSNSPTGAGVYGRGASTSGQNKGVWGFTQSPEGYAGYFTGPEGSSNYFSRKVGIGTVSPTDLLHVEGGNSNTSVKVRGGNGLLSSLRLFEANDFGFELEYDGGDDKLRLWSRKFNANEGVRMTWLKDGRVGIGTETPGFTLEVNGDAGKPGGGSWSTASDRRLKRDVQPLQGSLNALLALQGVTFEYLDPAAINELPGRRVGMIAQDVEQVFPDWVAAADDGYKRLTFRGFEALVVEALRELRAEKDAEIQQLRTEKDSEITGLYARLEQVERRLAELMSVRSNSSHTDSQAHNGTR, encoded by the coding sequence ATGACTTCTCGCATCACCACGTGTCTGACCATCTCATGTCTGTCGCTGTTGCCGGCCGCGCCGACGCTCGGTCTTCGGAACGCCGATGACCCGCCGACGACCGCCGAAGCGTCGGCAGCTCGACTCGACGCGATGACCGATCAGCGCCTGATCTACCGAGGGGAACTCCATTGGCGCGGCGTGCCCTTCTCCGGCGTGGCCGACCTCGAGTTTCGCCTGTTCACCACGGACACGGGCGACGATCAGATCGGCGCCACCGTGGCGGCTCAGCAGTGGCGTGTGAACCAAGGCATCGTCGTCGTCGGATTGGACTTTGGCCTGTCGGAAGGACTCGTCGATGACGGCGGGGCGTGGCTGGAGATCGTCATCAACGGCACGATTCTGTCGCCGCGACGGTTCATCCCGGCGGGCGGATGGTCCATGGGCGGGTCCGTCGAGTCGGCGGCGGAGCCGGGGGCGCGGCGGGCAACAATGATCGACCCGGCTGTGATCGCGTCGCTGGATGCGGATGCTGACGATAATGCAGGCGGTGACGGTGAAGGATCGAGCGACGACGTTCCAAGCGATGGGCGTGTTGAGCAACTGGGCGGCGCGGGAGGCGATGGCCTTGGTGGGGTGCGCGGCAGTCGAGACGGCGCGCGTCGGCCGGGCAAACCGAAAGGCCCGCCGAACGATCCTGCCCTGCCGCCCGGCGGCGGCGACGGGTCCAACGGCGGCGACGATGGCGACTGGGGCAACGGCGACGACATGGGCGGCGCCGACGGCAGCGAAGGATGGCAGGTCAACAACGGCAAGGTGTACACCTTCGACCGCGTCGGCATCAACACCTCAACCGTCAACGCCAACAGCCACCTGCATATTCGAGGCGGATCGCTGTACTCGATCCTCATTCAGTTCACGCCCGCCAACCGGTGGGCGATCTACTCCACCAAGGGCAAGGTGCGGCTGCAGGACAATTACATCGATGCGACCGGCAACGTCGGGCTTGGCACGGAATCGCCCGCAGCGAAACTCCATGTGGTCGGCGGCGTGATCATGCCCGCGCCGTCCACGGGTGAAGTGCCGGGCGGCATTCAGTTTCCGCCAGGATCGTTCGGCGGCGGCGACAGTCAGCGCGCCGGAATCATATATCAGGCCAGCGGCGGATCAGGTTCGCGTCTGTCCATCTACAACAACGCCACGGCGGATGACGACATCGTGTTCGTGCAGCAGGGTGGCGAGCGACTGAGCATCGCCGATGGTCGCGTCGGCGTGGGCACATCCGAACCGAGCAACCCGCTGACGGTCAACGGGACGGTGGATGTGACCGGCCGCCTTGGCGTCGGGACCACGTCGCCGAGTCATCCGATTCACGTGGTCTCGACCGATGCCCGACTGATCTACGCCCAAGCGACCGCCACATCCGGACTTGGTTTCGCCATCTGGGGTGACTCCAACAGCACGTCCGGCACGGGTGTTGTTGGGCAGGCCAACGCACCGACCGGCCAGACCTGGGGCGGTCAGTTTTCATCGTCGAGCGTCTCGGGTCGCGGCGTGCAGGGAACGGCTAGCTCAGGCACCGGCGTGACATACGGCGTCTTCGGATTGAATCACAGCACGGCCGGGGTCGCCGTCATGGGTGAGGCGGTGGCTCAGACCGGCGCCACGTCTGGTGTTGCCGGGGTGAATCACAGCGCCACAGGTCGCGGCGTGTATGGGCTGGCCAGTGCCAACACGGCGTTCAACTACGGCGTCTACGGCCAGAGCAACAGCCCCACCGGAGCCGGTGTCTACGGCCGCGGCGCTTCCACGAGCGGTCAGAACAAGGGTGTCTGGGGGTTCACGCAGAGTCCGGAGGGGTATGCTGGGTACTTCACGGGACCGGAAGGGAGCAGCAACTACTTCTCTCGAAAAGTGGGAATCGGCACGGTGTCGCCCACCGACCTGCTCCATGTTGAGGGAGGTAACAGCAACACCAGTGTCAAGGTTCGGGGGGGCAATGGCCTGCTGTCCAGTCTTCGCCTGTTTGAGGCGAACGACTTCGGATTTGAACTCGAGTACGACGGGGGCGACGACAAACTCCGTCTCTGGTCGCGCAAATTCAACGCGAACGAAGGCGTGCGCATGACCTGGCTCAAGGATGGACGTGTCGGCATCGGTACCGAGACGCCTGGCTTCACGCTCGAAGTGAACGGTGACGCCGGCAAACCGGGCGGCGGGTCGTGGTCCACCGCCTCAGATCGGCGACTCAAGCGAGACGTGCAGCCGCTGCAGGGGTCACTCAACGCGCTGCTGGCGCTCCAAGGGGTGACGTTCGAGTACCTCGATCCCGCCGCGATCAACGAACTGCCCGGACGTCGCGTCGGCATGATCGCTCAGGACGTGGAGCAAGTGTTCCCCGACTGGGTCGCGGCAGCGGACGATGGCTATAAGCGGCTTACCTTCCGCGGGTTCGAAGCGCTCGTGGTCGAGGCCCTACGTGAACTTCGCGCCGAGAAGGATGCAGAGATCCAACAATTGCGAACCGAGAAGGACTCCGAGATCACGGGCCTCTACGCGCGACTTGAGCAAGTCGAGCGGCGCTTGGCGGAACTCATGTCAGTGCGCTCAAATTCCAGCCACACGGATTCCCAGGCTCATAACGGAACGCGCTGA
- a CDS encoding tyrosine-type recombinase/integrase, whose product MRYPTVAGGRGGAHGDDDADGEDDDQSSDHYAATRHRHANATRDDEGRSAPTPPHGHDVGARARSKPLRRYPPEVLSDAEVAALLAACREDSPAGIRNRALLTVLYRAGLRITETLALRLPVHNSPRTRDGERGASARRHRA is encoded by the coding sequence TTGAGGTACCCCACCGTCGCTGGGGGACGAGGAGGCGCGCATGGCGACGATGACGCAGACGGTGAGGACGACGACCAAAGCAGCGACCACTACGCAGCCACGCGGCACCGCCACGCCAACGCGACGCGCGACGACGAGGGCCGCTCCGCCCCCACGCCGCCCCACGGCCACGACGTTGGCGCACGGGCGCGATCCAAGCCCCTCCGCCGCTACCCGCCCGAGGTGCTGAGCGACGCGGAGGTCGCCGCCCTGCTGGCCGCGTGCCGCGAGGATTCACCGGCAGGCATCCGCAACCGGGCGCTGCTCACTGTGCTGTATCGCGCGGGGCTGCGCATCACCGAGACGCTGGCGCTGCGTCTCCCCGTGCACAACTCTCCTCGAACTCGCGACGGAGAGCGCGGCGCGAGCGCGAGGCGACATCGCGCGTAA
- a CDS encoding transposase: protein MHRFIDPLLLWLAHASHADLIRQIQFLKEENTILRSKLPRCIKVTPRERERLVRLGRLVGTAIRHLVSIVTPHTFNRWLKGDTWKSGTRPRPRKPGRPRTPDDIRQIILRIARETGWGYTRILGELKKLGITSVSRSTVVNILKEQGLPTGPAGGTGTWDAFITRHARTLWECDFLATRVLTWKGWKDAYVLLFINVASRTCWVSPGTFHPSRRWSREQAIAFVESHREDDHNLPTMILRDRDSKFGPGFDAAIRRRNVTPITLRIMSPNLNAYAERMVQTLQQECLDHFIVFGKKHLDHLVREYLIHYHTERPHQGVGNVPLGLVRQPEMGQPARLAGTAHAGSGRELNGGRTEAQSRASPRQGGQLACRERLGGLLRHYGWREAA, encoded by the coding sequence ATGCACCGCTTCATCGACCCGCTCCTGCTTTGGCTGGCTCACGCCAGTCACGCCGACCTTATCCGGCAGATCCAGTTCCTCAAAGAGGAGAACACCATCCTCCGGTCCAAACTGCCGCGGTGCATCAAGGTGACACCACGAGAGCGTGAGCGCCTGGTCCGGCTGGGGCGGCTGGTCGGTACGGCGATTCGGCACCTGGTCTCCATCGTCACACCCCACACCTTCAATCGGTGGCTCAAGGGGGACACGTGGAAGTCTGGCACGCGCCCCCGCCCCCGGAAGCCGGGCAGGCCGCGCACACCCGACGACATCCGCCAGATCATCCTGAGGATCGCACGGGAGACGGGCTGGGGGTACACGCGCATCCTGGGCGAACTCAAGAAGCTGGGCATCACCTCCGTCTCCCGCTCCACAGTCGTGAACATCCTGAAGGAGCAGGGACTTCCGACGGGACCGGCGGGAGGCACGGGCACCTGGGATGCCTTCATCACCCGTCATGCCAGGACGCTGTGGGAATGCGACTTCCTGGCGACACGCGTCCTCACCTGGAAGGGCTGGAAGGATGCCTACGTGCTCCTGTTCATCAACGTCGCCAGCCGCACGTGCTGGGTCTCGCCGGGCACGTTCCATCCCAGTCGGCGGTGGAGCCGCGAGCAGGCCATCGCGTTCGTCGAATCGCATCGCGAGGATGACCACAACCTCCCCACGATGATCCTGCGTGACCGCGACTCGAAGTTCGGGCCGGGGTTCGATGCGGCGATCAGGCGACGAAACGTCACGCCGATCACGCTGCGGATCATGTCACCCAACCTCAACGCCTACGCCGAGCGGATGGTGCAGACGCTGCAGCAGGAGTGCCTCGATCACTTCATCGTGTTCGGCAAGAAGCACCTGGATCATCTGGTCCGTGAGTACCTCATCCACTACCACACCGAGCGGCCTCATCAGGGGGTGGGGAATGTGCCGCTGGGGTTGGTGCGGCAACCGGAGATGGGCCAACCCGCAAGACTGGCGGGCACAGCGCACGCGGGCTCGGGGCGGGAGTTGAACGGTGGGCGGACTGAGGCGCAATCCCGGGCGTCGCCACGGCAAGGCGGGCAACTGGCCTGCCGCGAGCGGCTGGGCGGGCTGCTGCGGCACTATGGGTGGCGGGAGGCGGCGTGA
- a CDS encoding protein kinase produces the protein MPSESDIEATLHRRASEIFLAVCDLPADDQGAAVDRLCADDPLVRQRVERLLRGHRTSTGFLEPSTRAVASADNRPAADPRLVGRVIGGFHVVEPLAGGGMGSVYRAVQENPRRDVALKVLTRAAASRRATRRFEFEAEVLGRLQHPGIAQIYGAGTFDDGDGGTPYFAMEFVPGARSITRFVRERALSLHDRVELFLQVCEAVHHGHQKGVIHRDLKPDNILVDANGRSRIIDFGVARTTDIDLTAATLCTTQGELVGTLQYMSPEQCGGAADDVDTRSDVYALGLVLHELLLERLPYDVSRMTVTQALTVIREPRSWDASRGGDALPRDLSLIVRKAMEIERHRRYGGVDELADDLRRFLRHEPIRARPPGAVYHARLFARRHRTFSAAVGAGLLMLALGSIVSAFLASAAIRQRNRAAQAQGVAERALAEQRAVAALMLDIMRASIGEQETISKSDLLLAADRHLARRMISDPQVEATLLEYVGVAWLARNDVAWARPHLTRALELRRATGEVDAALADSLHLAARLHMTAGEVEEVRRLLRECLAVRRTIFGADHMSRADDSLRNATWVYLEGEPEGEAILAEKQAAQAAVRAPGDPPIYIPRDEGLPLVFEDDFESDSLDPAWSISTVRVREWEAATKDSAWVVRRIAPAEPGEATISAHRQTPPLGDFHLRCDLQWHGATVRDMGTIVVEVFGVDEALLLRAGFSDGWIDFRGSASVVSYPTRMRQARYATTGPHTMSATGALAFDIVRRGERITVYREGREVFVDRVPEPLGAVDMKVLGYEHVDRLGRTSAFAPLGVASISLHGRPPSIGDRLRMMCDPTCALRLNPCLGPANHPAEVGRRSRTSTLCRRR, from the coding sequence ATGCCCAGCGAATCGGACATCGAGGCCACGCTGCACCGGCGCGCCTCCGAGATATTTCTCGCCGTGTGCGATCTGCCCGCCGACGACCAGGGGGCGGCGGTGGACCGGCTCTGCGCCGACGACCCGCTCGTGCGCCAGCGCGTGGAGCGCCTGCTGCGCGGGCACCGCACGTCGACAGGGTTCCTCGAGCCCTCCACGCGCGCCGTGGCGTCGGCTGACAATCGGCCGGCGGCCGATCCTCGTCTGGTGGGGCGCGTGATCGGCGGCTTCCATGTGGTCGAGCCGCTCGCGGGGGGAGGCATGGGTTCGGTGTACCGCGCCGTGCAGGAGAACCCGCGGCGCGACGTGGCCCTGAAGGTGCTCACCCGCGCCGCCGCCTCGCGCAGAGCCACGCGCCGTTTCGAGTTCGAGGCCGAGGTGCTGGGTCGGCTGCAGCATCCCGGCATCGCCCAGATCTACGGCGCGGGAACCTTCGATGACGGCGACGGCGGCACCCCGTACTTCGCCATGGAGTTCGTGCCCGGCGCCAGGTCGATCACGAGGTTCGTCCGCGAGAGAGCCCTGTCGCTCCACGACCGCGTCGAACTGTTTCTGCAGGTGTGCGAGGCGGTGCATCACGGCCATCAGAAGGGCGTCATCCACCGCGACCTCAAGCCCGACAACATCCTGGTGGACGCGAACGGAAGGTCGCGCATCATTGACTTCGGTGTGGCTCGGACCACCGATATCGACCTGACCGCGGCCACGCTCTGCACGACCCAGGGTGAACTGGTGGGCACGCTGCAGTACATGAGCCCGGAGCAGTGCGGCGGCGCGGCAGACGACGTGGACACGCGCAGCGACGTGTACGCGCTCGGGCTGGTGCTGCACGAACTCCTGCTCGAGCGCCTGCCCTACGACGTCAGCCGCATGACCGTCACGCAGGCGCTCACAGTGATCCGCGAGCCGCGCTCATGGGACGCCTCCCGAGGAGGCGACGCCCTGCCGCGCGACCTTTCGCTCATCGTGCGCAAGGCAATGGAGATCGAACGCCACCGGCGCTACGGCGGCGTGGACGAACTCGCCGACGACCTGCGCCGGTTCCTCCGCCACGAACCGATCCGAGCCAGGCCGCCCGGCGCGGTGTACCACGCGCGTCTCTTCGCGCGACGGCATCGGACGTTCTCCGCCGCCGTCGGCGCGGGGCTACTGATGCTGGCTCTTGGCTCGATTGTCAGTGCTTTTCTGGCGTCGGCGGCGATCCGGCAGCGCAACCGGGCCGCCCAGGCGCAGGGCGTCGCCGAGCGCGCCTTGGCCGAGCAGCGCGCCGTCGCCGCCCTCATGCTCGACATCATGCGGGCCTCGATCGGCGAACAGGAGACGATCTCGAAGTCCGATCTGCTGCTGGCTGCGGACCGGCACCTGGCCCGCAGGATGATCTCCGACCCGCAGGTGGAGGCCACACTGCTGGAGTACGTCGGCGTCGCATGGCTGGCGCGCAACGACGTGGCGTGGGCGCGCCCGCACCTGACTCGCGCCCTGGAACTGCGCCGCGCGACGGGCGAGGTGGACGCCGCGCTCGCCGACTCCCTGCATCTCGCGGCGCGGCTCCACATGACGGCGGGCGAGGTCGAGGAGGTGCGGCGCCTACTGCGGGAGTGCCTCGCCGTGAGGCGCACGATCTTTGGTGCGGATCACATGTCGCGGGCCGACGATTCGCTCCGCAACGCAACCTGGGTGTACCTGGAGGGTGAACCGGAGGGCGAGGCCATTCTCGCAGAGAAGCAGGCCGCGCAAGCCGCCGTCCGCGCCCCCGGCGATCCGCCGATCTACATTCCCCGCGATGAGGGCTTGCCACTCGTCTTCGAAGACGACTTCGAGTCGGATTCGCTCGACCCCGCGTGGTCCATCTCCACCGTTCGCGTGCGCGAGTGGGAGGCCGCGACTAAGGATTCCGCCTGGGTGGTGAGGCGGATCGCACCCGCCGAGCCGGGGGAGGCCACCATCTCCGCCCATCGGCAGACGCCGCCGCTCGGTGACTTCCACCTGCGTTGTGATCTGCAGTGGCACGGCGCCACCGTGCGGGACATGGGTACCATCGTCGTGGAGGTCTTCGGCGTCGATGAGGCCCTGCTGCTCCGCGCGGGGTTCTCCGACGGCTGGATCGACTTCCGGGGCAGTGCGTCGGTGGTCAGTTATCCCACGCGGATGCGACAGGCCCGGTATGCCACGACCGGTCCGCACACCATGTCGGCCACCGGTGCGCTGGCGTTCGACATCGTCCGCCGGGGCGAGCGCATCACGGTCTATCGAGAGGGCCGGGAAGTGTTCGTAGACCGAGTGCCCGAACCGCTGGGCGCCGTGGACATGAAGGTTCTCGGGTATGAGCACGTGGATCGGCTCGGTCGGACGTCCGCCTTTGCGCCGCTCGGCGTCGCGTCCATTTCGCTGCACGGTCGCCCGCCGTCGATCGGCGATCGACTCCGCATGATGTGCGACCCCACTTGCGCGCTCCGTCTCAACCCGTGCTTGGGGCCCGCGAATCACCCAGCGGAGGTTGGGCGCCGTAGCCGCACGTCCACTCTCTGCCGACGGCGTTGA
- a CDS encoding sigma-70 family RNA polymerase sigma factor: protein MATANVHSGHTTRILLELAGGDRSAAERLVPHVYDELRRLAALHLRREAPGHTLQATLLADEAFLKLIDQSRVEWKGRAHFMAVASQIIRRLLVDHARLRCAHKRGAGWERVAMHEDAAPTVSDEVDLLALDDELNALRSLSERQARVVELRFFGGLSVEEAAEVLEVSPRTVKGDWMIARAWLRARLDGKD, encoded by the coding sequence GTGGCGACGGCGAACGTCCATTCCGGGCACACGACGCGGATCCTGCTGGAGCTGGCAGGGGGCGACCGTTCCGCCGCCGAGCGACTGGTCCCCCACGTATACGACGAACTGAGGCGTCTGGCTGCGTTGCACCTGCGGCGGGAAGCGCCGGGGCACACGCTCCAGGCCACACTGCTGGCGGATGAGGCGTTCCTCAAACTCATCGACCAGTCGCGGGTTGAATGGAAGGGTCGGGCGCACTTCATGGCGGTGGCGTCGCAGATCATCCGGCGCCTTCTGGTGGACCACGCCCGGCTGCGCTGCGCCCACAAACGCGGTGCCGGGTGGGAGCGCGTGGCGATGCACGAAGACGCGGCGCCGACCGTCAGCGACGAGGTGGATCTGCTGGCCCTGGACGACGAACTCAACGCCCTTCGGTCCCTGAGCGAGCGCCAGGCGCGCGTGGTGGAGCTGCGGTTCTTTGGCGGGCTTTCGGTGGAGGAGGCCGCCGAGGTGCTGGAGGTCTCGCCGCGCACCGTCAAGGGCGATTGGATGATCGCCCGGGCATGGCTGCGGGCGCGTCTGGACGGCAAGGATTGA
- a CDS encoding helix-turn-helix transcriptional regulator has product MEDARALLALQAELLQLPPLSPAWQQHLLHRLRRLVPAKLACFQELHSFIPRRWPFAPRGAAVGDLDDAGWRDFAAYAAKCNELSRLDTARRRRGEPIHAVPELLENTPPMLSPFFHALSSLNGRLFTHRREEVTSDDEWYASPLMQRHLSVSELDDCVITLRRLDGEGRIVGFALYRDQGDRRRFSPRERAILHLLHEAIEHCYERALARPHLSPRLAQTLDLLLEGLAEKQIARRLGISIHTVHEYVTDLYRRHGVSGRSELLIRVLGGSARTGNGAGSPLPSNRGPGDSPPHDRG; this is encoded by the coding sequence ATGGAGGACGCACGCGCCCTGCTCGCGCTGCAGGCGGAACTGCTCCAACTGCCGCCCCTCTCCCCCGCGTGGCAGCAGCACCTGCTGCACCGCCTGCGTCGCCTCGTTCCTGCCAAACTCGCGTGTTTTCAGGAATTGCACTCCTTCATCCCGCGCCGATGGCCCTTTGCGCCGCGAGGGGCTGCGGTCGGCGACCTGGACGACGCCGGCTGGCGCGACTTCGCCGCCTACGCCGCCAAGTGCAACGAACTGAGTCGCCTCGACACCGCCCGGCGGCGGCGCGGCGAGCCGATCCACGCGGTGCCCGAACTGCTGGAAAACACGCCGCCCATGCTCAGCCCGTTCTTCCACGCCCTCAGCAGCCTGAACGGGCGGCTGTTCACCCACAGACGGGAAGAAGTCACTTCGGATGACGAGTGGTATGCATCGCCCCTGATGCAGCGTCATCTGAGCGTGTCGGAGTTGGACGACTGCGTCATCACCCTGCGCCGGCTCGATGGCGAAGGCCGCATCGTCGGCTTCGCCCTGTACCGCGACCAGGGCGACCGACGTCGCTTCTCACCGCGTGAGCGGGCCATCCTCCACCTGCTCCACGAGGCCATCGAGCACTGCTACGAGCGGGCGCTGGCCCGGCCCCATCTTTCGCCCCGTCTTGCCCAGACCCTCGATCTTCTCCTTGAAGGGCTGGCGGAGAAACAGATCGCCCGCCGTCTGGGCATCAGCATCCACACCGTTCACGAATATGTCACCGACCTGTACCGCCGTCATGGCGTCTCCGGGCGGTCGGAGTTGCTGATCCGCGTGCTAGGCGGCTCGGCGCGCACGGGCAATGGCGCAGGAAGCCCCCTGCCCTCAAATCGCGGGCCCGGCGACAGCCCGCCCCACGACCGGGGCTGA
- a CDS encoding FG-GAP repeat protein, with amino-acid sequence MLARALASVTFGVAAPLGAGAQTLVQEILHTDTNTGDEVGDRLGHDIDVCGDLAIVGATGEGPGLSGSVYIFRRDASGVWVQEAGPILNPDPAPHHEFTQFGIGVGISPSPHGDVAVVGAVFGTSAIGSGALWPGSAYIYRFDGQDWVFEQKLDPVGPASLDFYGVSADVSGDYAIVGAPNAEAENGTNRNNSGTVYVWRYDPGIRRWVQDLADFVPADVLRAEQFGSTVEIDARGAEPVFVASALSKDDYGNNSGASYLYRRDAGSGTWVLERRLDLLLVDGSNNSILRPSDFFGGSPAISGDVIAVGATGTTVGGVPRAGVVHVFRRVAGIWTYESTLNPDTPIERAGFGETVSVDDELIITGEGGSPQFAPGGAFIFRFDGIEWHQETGRIVRAGATSGETAFVALSGLQALIGWPGADTANGGDSGLVTVYRVFNTTAGNLVVELPESGATVAFAEVSRPGNTRVTVSTEAPPVPSGFELGEPPVYYDITTTATFTGTIDLCIDYSGQTFEGDPSSLALLHYENGEWVNVTSSHDEENQIICGTVTSLSPFVVVQVINQDSDSDGLLDSTELEIGTDPNDADSDDDGLSDGAEVGYEGVEGTGTDPLNPDTDGDGLNDLVDPTPLQPGAPPVFLEEMARTLGAAVDGIDLGQFTGPNDNANKGRRNSLANRIRNAANAIAAEDYETAIDLLAGVLAKVDGNPAEPDWMAEGADQEALRDDLALLIALLLLP; translated from the coding sequence ATGCTGGCCCGCGCTCTGGCGAGCGTCACCTTCGGCGTCGCAGCGCCCCTTGGCGCGGGGGCTCAGACGCTGGTTCAGGAGATTCTGCATACCGATACGAACACAGGCGACGAAGTGGGCGACCGTCTGGGCCACGACATCGATGTGTGTGGCGATCTCGCCATCGTGGGCGCCACCGGCGAGGGGCCCGGCCTGTCCGGGTCGGTCTACATCTTTCGGCGCGATGCCAGCGGCGTGTGGGTGCAGGAGGCGGGTCCAATTTTGAACCCCGATCCGGCGCCGCATCATGAGTTCACGCAGTTCGGCATTGGCGTGGGCATTTCGCCGTCGCCTCACGGCGATGTCGCCGTCGTCGGCGCCGTCTTCGGAACGTCGGCCATCGGCTCAGGCGCACTCTGGCCTGGCAGCGCCTACATCTACCGCTTTGACGGGCAGGACTGGGTCTTCGAGCAGAAACTCGATCCGGTGGGGCCGGCTTCGCTTGACTTCTACGGCGTCAGTGCTGATGTCAGTGGCGACTACGCCATCGTCGGTGCGCCAAATGCCGAGGCCGAGAACGGCACCAACCGAAACAATTCCGGAACCGTGTATGTCTGGCGGTATGATCCGGGGATTCGGCGGTGGGTTCAGGATCTCGCCGACTTTGTACCAGCCGATGTGCTCCGTGCCGAGCAGTTCGGCTCCACTGTCGAAATCGACGCGAGAGGGGCGGAGCCGGTTTTCGTGGCGTCGGCGCTGAGCAAGGACGACTACGGCAATAACTCGGGCGCGTCGTATCTTTATCGACGGGACGCTGGCAGCGGCACATGGGTGCTCGAGCGGCGCCTTGATCTGCTGCTCGTCGACGGCTCCAACAATTCGATTCTCCGCCCGTCCGACTTCTTTGGTGGCTCACCCGCCATCAGCGGCGATGTTATCGCCGTCGGCGCCACCGGAACGACGGTGGGCGGCGTGCCCCGCGCGGGTGTGGTTCACGTCTTCCGTCGAGTCGCCGGGATCTGGACTTACGAGTCCACACTGAATCCCGATACGCCGATCGAACGCGCGGGCTTCGGCGAGACCGTTTCGGTCGACGACGAACTCATCATCACCGGCGAAGGCGGGTCCCCGCAGTTCGCGCCGGGCGGCGCGTTCATCTTCCGCTTTGACGGCATCGAGTGGCATCAGGAAACGGGTCGCATCGTTCGCGCCGGCGCGACAAGCGGTGAGACGGCGTTCGTCGCCTTGTCCGGACTCCAAGCGCTCATCGGTTGGCCCGGCGCTGATACCGCCAACGGGGGCGACTCCGGTCTGGTCACCGTCTATCGCGTGTTTAACACCACCGCCGGGAACCTCGTGGTCGAACTTCCGGAGTCCGGTGCGACGGTGGCCTTCGCCGAGGTGTCGAGGCCGGGCAACACACGCGTGACGGTCTCAACCGAAGCGCCGCCCGTGCCCTCCGGCTTCGAACTAGGCGAGCCCCCCGTCTACTACGACATCACAACGACCGCGACCTTCACTGGCACGATCGACTTGTGCATCGACTACTCGGGGCAGACCTTCGAGGGCGATCCGTCGTCGCTCGCGCTGCTTCACTACGAGAACGGCGAGTGGGTGAATGTCACGTCGTCGCACGATGAGGAGAACCAGATCATCTGCGGCACCGTCACATCGCTGTCGCCATTCGTCGTGGTCCAGGTGATCAACCAGGACTCGGACTCCGACGGCCTGCTCGACAGCACGGAACTCGAAATCGGTACCGATCCGAACGACGCCGACTCGGATGACGACGGCCTGTCGGATGGGGCGGAAGTCGGCTATGAAGGCGTGGAGGGAACTGGGACCGATCCGCTCAACCCCGACACCGACGGCGACGGGCTGAATGACTTGGTCGACCCCACGCCGCTCCAGCCCGGCGCCCCGCCCGTGTTCCTCGAAGAAATGGCCCGAACCCTCGGCGCGGCGGTGGACGGCATCGACTTGGGGCAGTTCACCGGCCCCAACGACAACGCCAACAAGGGCCGACGCAACTCGCTGGCCAACCGCATTCGCAACGCGGCCAACGCCATCGCCGCGGAGGATTACGAGACGGCCATCGACCTGCTCGCGGGCGTGCTGGCCAAGGTGGATGGCAACCCCGCCGAGCCGGACTGGATGGCTGAGGGCGCCGATCAGGAGGCCTTGCGCGATGACCTGGCCCTGCTGATCGCGCTGCTGCTGCTGCCGTGA